Proteins encoded by one window of Bacillus sp. DTU_2020_1000418_1_SI_GHA_SEK_038:
- a CDS encoding helix-turn-helix domain-containing protein: MKENEFTHKPLLTKREREVFELLVQDKTTREIAGELFISEKTVRNHISNAMQKLGVKGRSQAVVELLRMGELEL, translated from the coding sequence TTGAAGGAGAACGAATTTACTCATAAGCCGTTACTCACCAAACGAGAAAGAGAAGTATTCGAACTGTTAGTACAGGATAAAACAACGAGAGAAATCGCTGGTGAATTGTTTATAAGCGAAAAAACGGTTCGGAACCACATTTCGAATGCCATGCAAAAGCTTGGTGTTAAGGGGCGATCACAAGCTGTTGTAGAGCTCCTTCGAATGGGAGAGCTAGAACTTTAA
- the rph gene encoding ribonuclease PH — protein sequence MRADGRELLQLRPIHIETNYLKHPEGSVLISVGDTKVICTASIDERVPPFMRGEGKGWITAEYSMLPRATEQRNIREAAKGKISGRTMEIQRLIGRALRAVVDLEAIGERTIWLDCDVIQADGGTRTASITGAFVAMAIALDKIAKSKKLASYPIRDFLAATSVGILENKQVVVDLNYIEDSKALVDMNVVMIGNGEFVELQGTGEEATFSYSELQELLKAAQNGIVSLFEMQKEALGEEIMSKINAKKESLEGKA from the coding sequence ATGCGTGCTGATGGAAGAGAACTGCTGCAATTAAGACCTATACATATTGAAACAAATTATTTAAAGCATCCTGAAGGATCCGTGCTAATAAGCGTTGGAGATACAAAGGTCATTTGTACTGCCAGTATAGATGAACGGGTCCCTCCTTTTATGAGGGGAGAAGGGAAAGGGTGGATTACAGCTGAATATTCGATGCTTCCAAGAGCAACCGAACAACGGAATATTCGTGAAGCGGCAAAGGGGAAAATTTCAGGAAGGACAATGGAAATTCAGAGATTAATTGGACGTGCTCTTCGGGCAGTTGTCGATCTTGAGGCAATCGGTGAGAGAACAATCTGGCTGGATTGTGATGTGATCCAAGCGGATGGAGGCACACGGACCGCCTCGATAACAGGTGCCTTTGTTGCCATGGCCATAGCTTTAGATAAAATTGCAAAAAGCAAAAAGCTAGCAAGCTATCCAATCAGAGACTTTTTAGCAGCCACAAGTGTAGGCATATTAGAAAATAAACAAGTAGTCGTAGACTTGAATTATATTGAAGACTCTAAAGCTCTAGTTGATATGAATGTTGTAATGATAGGCAATGGGGAATTCGTAGAGTTACAAGGAACAGGGGAAGAGGCTACCTTTTCATATAGTGAGCTTCAGGAGCTATTAAAAGCGGCACAAAACGGAATAGTCTCCCTTTTTGAGATGCAGAAAGAGGCACTTGGTGAAGAAATTATGAGTAAAATTAATGCAAAAAAAGAAAGCTTAGAGGGGAAGGCGTAG
- the racE gene encoding glutamate racemase, which yields MENPIGIIDSGVGGLTVAKEVMRQLPNEEIIYLGDTARCPYGPRPGEEVKAFTWEMTRFLLSKQIKMLIIACNTATAVALDEIRNELSIPVIGVISPGARTAIKNTINKTIGVIGTEGTIKSGAYERALRQINSRVKIHSLACPKFVPLVESGEYEGLLAERIVTETLQPLRNKGLDTLILGCTHYPLLEPLVQKAVGDGVRVISSGDETAREVSTILYHQGLLNRCQDEPTHHFFTTGSTDIFRKIASEWLAIPVCHVNKVTI from the coding sequence TTGGAAAATCCGATAGGTATTATTGATTCAGGTGTCGGAGGCCTGACTGTAGCTAAGGAAGTGATGAGGCAGCTTCCAAATGAGGAAATTATTTATTTAGGAGACACGGCACGATGTCCTTATGGTCCAAGGCCAGGTGAAGAAGTTAAAGCATTTACTTGGGAAATGACGAGATTTCTTTTAAGCAAACAAATTAAAATGTTGATAATTGCCTGTAATACAGCTACAGCTGTTGCCCTAGATGAAATTAGAAATGAGCTGTCCATACCGGTAATTGGAGTGATATCACCTGGAGCAAGAACGGCGATAAAGAACACAATAAATAAAACCATCGGTGTCATCGGCACAGAAGGTACGATAAAGAGCGGTGCATATGAAAGGGCCCTAAGGCAAATTAATAGCCGTGTCAAGATTCATAGTCTAGCCTGTCCTAAATTTGTCCCACTTGTGGAAAGTGGGGAATATGAAGGTCTTTTAGCTGAGAGAATCGTAACTGAAACGCTGCAGCCGTTAAGAAATAAGGGATTGGATACACTTATTTTGGGTTGCACACATTATCCGCTGCTGGAGCCGCTAGTACAAAAGGCAGTAGGTGATGGGGTCAGGGTAATTAGTTCAGGAGACGAAACAGCAAGAGAGGTAAGTACGATTCTTTATCATCAAGGCTTATTAAATAGGTGTCAGGACGAGCCGACCCATCATTTTTTCACAACAGGATCGACAGATATTTTCAGAAAAATTGCTTCCGAATGGCTGGCCATTCCTGTTTGCCATGTAAATAAAGTTACGATATAA
- a CDS encoding MarR family transcriptional regulator — MDLEDVKAVDEIDTVSIIEKELRYISGIIKQKGREILSDYKITPPQFIALQWLFEEGDMTIGELSNKMYLAFSTTTDLVDRMEKNNLVKRVKDPNDRRVVRIHLLDEGERIIDECIKKRQLYLKEVLVNFTDEEVQLLKANLTRLHQDMRKE, encoded by the coding sequence ATGGATTTAGAAGATGTGAAAGCAGTTGATGAAATAGATACAGTATCAATTATTGAAAAAGAACTGCGCTATATATCAGGCATTATTAAGCAAAAGGGCCGTGAAATTTTAAGCGATTACAAAATTACTCCACCGCAATTTATCGCCCTCCAATGGCTTTTTGAAGAGGGAGATATGACAATTGGCGAGCTGTCGAATAAAATGTATCTTGCTTTCAGCACAACGACAGATCTTGTTGATCGTATGGAGAAAAACAATCTTGTAAAACGGGTTAAAGACCCTAATGACCGTAGGGTTGTTCGAATTCATCTTTTAGACGAGGGAGAAAGGATTATTGACGAGTGTATTAAAAAGCGGCAATTATATTTAAAAGAGGTACTCGTTAATTTCACAGATGAAGAGGTTCAGCTCCTGAAAGCGAACTTAACAAGATTACACCAAGATATGCGCAAAGAATGA
- a CDS encoding GerMN domain-containing protein, with translation MSINKKATIVSAVFVSSVFLSGCGLFGGSGKEQIDPPKSVAYEEDQTSIEDQTDMETAGSDQAVTNTVQTELYLINKDGLVVPQTLNLPKTESVATQALEHLVKDGPVTEMLPNGFMAVLPVDTKLSVDIKDKVATVNFSKEFKEYQAEEELNILQSVTWTLTQFDSIDKVKFKLNGHELNEMPVNSTPIGEAYSRSNGINLDITDVIDIRNTKPVTVYYIGGEEDSYYYVPVTKRVSNNEKNNLTAVVNELVKGPNVNSNLDSDFLSDVKLLDEPKIENGKVTLNFNESVFSSFEEKIISKHLLNALVLSLTEQKGIESVAITVNGKSDVISETGEKMTEPVTRPQKVNTGSF, from the coding sequence ATGTCTATAAATAAAAAAGCAACGATTGTTTCGGCTGTCTTTGTCTCATCGGTGTTTTTATCAGGTTGCGGGTTATTTGGAGGAAGCGGAAAAGAACAAATTGATCCGCCGAAATCAGTTGCCTATGAAGAAGATCAAACGTCTATAGAGGATCAAACGGATATGGAAACTGCAGGAAGTGACCAAGCCGTTACAAATACTGTGCAAACGGAGCTTTATTTAATTAATAAAGATGGCTTAGTTGTCCCTCAAACCTTGAATCTGCCGAAAACAGAATCGGTTGCAACCCAGGCTCTAGAACATTTAGTAAAGGATGGTCCAGTAACAGAAATGCTGCCTAATGGATTCATGGCTGTTCTGCCTGTTGATACGAAATTATCGGTTGATATAAAGGATAAGGTGGCAACTGTTAACTTCTCTAAAGAATTTAAGGAATACCAGGCAGAGGAGGAATTGAATATCCTTCAATCTGTCACATGGACCTTAACTCAATTTGATTCGATTGATAAAGTAAAGTTTAAATTGAATGGTCATGAGCTTAATGAAATGCCTGTTAACAGCACTCCTATCGGCGAGGCTTACAGCCGATCTAATGGCATAAATCTGGATATAACCGATGTCATCGACATTCGCAACACGAAGCCGGTTACTGTCTACTATATTGGCGGGGAAGAGGATTCATATTACTATGTTCCAGTGACAAAGAGAGTTTCAAATAATGAGAAAAACAATTTAACCGCAGTTGTAAACGAACTAGTTAAAGGCCCTAACGTTAACTCTAATCTTGATAGCGATTTCTTGTCAGATGTAAAGCTTTTAGATGAGCCAAAGATTGAAAATGGGAAAGTGACTCTTAACTTCAATGAGTCTGTATTCAGCAGCTTTGAGGAAAAGATAATCTCTAAGCATCTGTTAAATGCCCTTGTTCTATCATTAACTGAACAAAAAGGAATTGAAAGTGTGGCCATTACAGTAAATGGCAAGTCAGATGTGATTAGTGAAACAGGAGAGAAAATGACTGAGCCTGTGACACGTCCGCAAAAAGTCAACACAGGTAGTTTTTAA
- a CDS encoding thioesterase family protein yields MNRISYIKDFPSWEEGFEFFHPVKVRFSETDMFGHLNNTVPFTYFEVARIEFFKNIGFMQDWVNPKNETIPVVADLQCDFLKQVFFDEHIKVYVKAASIGTSSVDLHYMGKKEDGSVCFTGRGTMVQISKKTGKGYPWTEEMKTLLLNHVMKLIK; encoded by the coding sequence GTGAACAGAATTAGCTATATTAAGGATTTTCCTTCGTGGGAAGAAGGTTTTGAATTTTTTCATCCCGTTAAGGTCCGATTTTCCGAAACAGATATGTTTGGTCATTTAAATAACACGGTTCCCTTTACCTATTTTGAAGTTGCAAGAATCGAGTTTTTCAAAAACATCGGTTTTATGCAGGATTGGGTTAATCCGAAAAATGAAACCATTCCCGTTGTAGCTGATTTGCAGTGCGATTTTTTAAAGCAAGTTTTTTTTGATGAACATATTAAGGTATATGTGAAGGCTGCTTCAATCGGTACATCCTCAGTAGATCTTCACTATATGGGAAAAAAAGAGGATGGCTCCGTCTGTTTTACTGGAAGGGGGACGATGGTCCAAATTTCAAAGAAAACAGGGAAAGGCTATCCATGGACAGAAGAAATGAAAACATTGCTTCTAAATCATGTTATGAAGCTTATTAAATAA
- the recQ gene encoding DNA helicase RecQ: MALQAENYLKQYFGYSTFRFGQKEIINNLLQHKNTLGILPTGGGKSLCFQIPALILPGTAVVISPLISLMKDQVDALITADIRATFINSSLNMQEYKERIADILAGKYKLIYVAPERFESDSFIDMLNSLEISMIVFDEAHCISQWGHDFRPSYRSIIYHLSRLNQVPVVAALTATATKDVADDIRNLLHIHESDSFITGFARENLAFHVMKGVNKREFITQYLNNHPKESGIIYTSSRKETDQLYSYLKGKNLSVARYHAGMNEDARKESQNQFVFDEADIMIATNAFGMGIDKSNVRFVIHYNLPRNIEAYYQEAGRAGRDGDESSCYLLFSPQDIQLQKFLIEESNLDFQKREQEYNKLKQMVHYCHTEKCLQAYIIEYFDSQYENAGCGKCSNCLDKREQFDITEEALMIFSCIKRMGERFGVTLTAQVLKGSQNKRIREFQFNKLTTYGLLHRYKEKEISDIINYLLAEGYLTLTDSKYPVVRLAERVVPVIKKQENVYMKKTIQAPIVEAEENSDLFSALRTLRKSIADQEKVPPYVVFADTTLKEMSQYFPVDREAMLRIKGVGQVKFDRYGDLFIEEIKNFINDHNIKAEAVKQVEKSSGEREINDTPSYLLSYQYYSEGLTIDEIAKRRNFSSVTIQNHIIRAVQEGNTLQWSDIFNEETEQIIMEAVKRVGKEKLKPIKDELNHDIDYFTIKAVLAKNEST, translated from the coding sequence TTGGCCCTTCAGGCAGAAAACTATTTAAAGCAATACTTTGGATATTCCACCTTTCGTTTCGGACAAAAAGAAATCATCAACAATTTGTTACAGCATAAAAATACGCTCGGCATCCTTCCAACTGGAGGAGGCAAATCCCTCTGCTTTCAGATTCCCGCATTAATTCTCCCAGGAACTGCCGTTGTCATCTCACCTTTAATTTCCTTAATGAAAGATCAAGTTGATGCATTAATCACTGCAGATATACGAGCGACATTTATTAATAGCTCTCTTAATATGCAGGAATATAAAGAAAGAATAGCTGATATTCTTGCGGGTAAGTATAAATTAATTTACGTTGCTCCAGAACGCTTCGAATCAGACAGCTTTATAGACATGCTTAATTCTCTGGAAATATCGATGATCGTTTTTGATGAGGCACATTGTATTTCTCAATGGGGCCATGATTTCAGGCCAAGCTATCGCTCCATTATTTATCACCTAAGCAGACTTAATCAAGTACCTGTAGTTGCGGCATTAACAGCAACAGCCACAAAGGATGTTGCGGATGATATCCGGAATCTCTTGCATATTCATGAATCTGATAGTTTCATTACAGGGTTTGCGCGGGAAAATCTTGCGTTTCACGTAATGAAGGGAGTAAACAAAAGAGAATTTATTACCCAATATTTGAATAATCACCCGAAAGAATCTGGGATTATCTATACGTCAAGCCGGAAAGAAACAGATCAGCTCTACAGTTACCTTAAAGGAAAAAATCTCTCTGTTGCTAGATATCATGCTGGCATGAACGAGGATGCACGTAAAGAATCTCAAAATCAGTTTGTCTTTGATGAGGCAGATATAATGATAGCGACTAACGCATTTGGCATGGGGATTGATAAGTCCAATGTTCGCTTTGTCATCCATTATAACCTCCCGCGTAATATCGAAGCTTATTATCAAGAAGCCGGCAGAGCTGGAAGGGATGGAGATGAGAGCTCCTGTTATTTATTATTTTCACCACAGGATATTCAGCTTCAAAAGTTTCTTATTGAGGAATCCAATCTTGATTTTCAGAAAAGAGAACAAGAATATAATAAATTAAAGCAGATGGTCCACTACTGTCATACCGAAAAATGTCTGCAAGCTTATATAATTGAATATTTTGATTCACAATATGAGAATGCAGGCTGTGGAAAATGCAGTAATTGTTTGGACAAGCGGGAGCAGTTCGATATAACAGAGGAAGCGCTCATGATATTCTCCTGTATTAAAAGAATGGGAGAACGATTTGGTGTCACCTTAACCGCACAGGTATTAAAAGGATCCCAAAATAAAAGGATTCGCGAATTTCAATTTAATAAACTAACGACATATGGATTACTTCATCGCTATAAGGAAAAAGAAATCTCTGATATCATCAATTACTTACTGGCAGAAGGGTACTTAACATTGACAGATAGTAAATACCCAGTGGTCAGACTTGCCGAGAGAGTCGTACCAGTAATAAAGAAACAAGAAAATGTTTATATGAAAAAGACAATCCAAGCCCCTATTGTGGAAGCAGAAGAAAATAGTGATTTATTTTCAGCTCTGCGGACATTGCGGAAATCGATTGCGGATCAGGAAAAGGTTCCTCCGTATGTTGTTTTTGCAGATACGACATTAAAGGAAATGAGCCAGTATTTTCCGGTTGATCGGGAGGCAATGCTCCGAATTAAGGGGGTTGGGCAAGTAAAGTTTGATAGATATGGTGACTTATTCATTGAAGAAATTAAGAATTTTATAAATGATCACAATATAAAAGCTGAAGCAGTAAAGCAGGTAGAAAAGAGTTCAGGGGAAAGGGAGATAAACGATACGCCTAGCTATTTATTATCTTACCAATATTATTCGGAAGGACTTACGATAGATGAAATTGCCAAAAGGCGTAATTTTTCATCTGTTACCATCCAGAACCATATCATTCGTGCTGTTCAAGAAGGAAATACGTTGCAATGGTCTGATATTTTCAATGAAGAGACAGAGCAAATCATTATGGAGGCCGTAAAAAGAGTAGGGAAGGAAAAACTTAAACCAATAAAAGATGAACTCAACCATGATATTGATTATTTCACCATTAAAGCAGTCTTAGCGAAAAATGAAAGCACTTAA